The Merismopedia glauca CCAP 1448/3 genome has a segment encoding these proteins:
- a CDS encoding DM13 domain-containing protein: MKLASALVAIAFCLVACQAQSDTQTPLGTSSPVASTSTKSQNQGAFIGQGHSTTGNTKIVTENGQKYLLLDSGFSTDNGPDLFVILHKSVPPQDYDAKNYVNLGKLEKTSGSQKYSIPANINPQDFRSVAIWCRQFNVTFGYAPLAK; encoded by the coding sequence ATGAAGTTAGCATCTGCTCTAGTGGCGATCGCATTTTGCTTAGTCGCCTGTCAAGCACAAAGCGATACTCAAACTCCCCTAGGAACCAGTTCTCCAGTCGCTTCTACATCAACCAAGTCTCAAAATCAAGGCGCTTTCATCGGACAGGGACACTCTACCACTGGAAACACCAAAATAGTGACAGAAAATGGTCAAAAATATTTACTACTAGATTCAGGCTTTAGTACTGACAATGGTCCCGATCTTTTCGTCATTTTACACAAATCTGTACCACCCCAAGACTACGATGCCAAAAACTACGTCAACTTGGGTAAACTCGAAAAAACTAGCGGTTCTCAAAAATATTCAATTCCCGCCAACATTAATCCTCAAGATTTTCGTTCTGTTGCCATTTGGTGTCGTCAATTCAACGTGACTTTTGGCTATGCTCCCTTAGCTAAGTGA
- a CDS encoding NAD-dependent epimerase, whose protein sequence is MKILVTGAAGFIGFHVSKYLLDRGDEVIGIDNLNDYYDVQLKRDRLSILFQQSTFKFCQIDLADRDEIQQLFADLKLDKIVHLAAQVGVRYSLQNPYAYLNSNLVGFMHILEGCRHFKPEHLVFASSSSVYGANAKMPFSVHDTVDHPISFYAATKKANELMAHSYSHLYQIPVTGLRFFTVYGPWGRPDMATFLFTKAIFEDRPIDVFNYGKMKRDFTYVDDIVAGVVKVLDNPAKVNPNWSGLDPDPATSMAPYRIYNIGNNQSVELGKFIEVLEQAIGKEAKKNFLPLQPGDVLETYADINDLAKAVDFKPQVPIEIGIPKFVDWYREYYGVEEKRRSL, encoded by the coding sequence ATGAAAATTTTAGTCACTGGTGCGGCGGGTTTTATCGGATTTCATGTTAGTAAATATTTATTAGATAGAGGCGATGAAGTTATTGGGATTGATAATCTAAATGATTATTATGACGTGCAATTAAAGCGCGATCGCTTATCAATTTTGTTCCAGCAATCTACTTTTAAATTCTGCCAAATTGACTTGGCAGATAGAGATGAAATTCAACAGCTTTTTGCCGATCTTAAACTCGATAAAATAGTTCATTTAGCAGCACAAGTTGGCGTGCGTTATTCTCTGCAAAATCCCTATGCTTATTTAAATAGTAACCTAGTCGGATTCATGCATATTTTAGAAGGTTGCCGACACTTCAAACCAGAACATTTAGTCTTTGCTTCTTCCAGTTCAGTTTATGGTGCAAATGCGAAAATGCCTTTTTCTGTCCACGATACTGTAGACCACCCCATTAGTTTTTATGCTGCTACCAAAAAAGCTAATGAATTAATGGCTCATAGCTATAGTCACCTGTATCAAATTCCTGTTACTGGCTTACGCTTTTTTACGGTCTATGGTCCTTGGGGAAGACCAGATATGGCAACTTTTTTATTTACTAAAGCTATCTTTGAAGATCGTCCGATTGATGTTTTCAATTATGGCAAAATGAAACGAGATTTTACCTATGTTGATGATATTGTAGCAGGTGTGGTTAAAGTATTAGATAATCCAGCTAAAGTTAATCCTAATTGGTCTGGATTAGATCCAGATCCAGCAACGAGTATGGCTCCATATCGAATATATAATATTGGTAATAATCAATCAGTTGAGTTAGGAAAATTTATTGAAGTTTTAGAACAAGCGATTGGGAAAGAAGCGAAAAAGAACTTTTTACCCTTGCAACCAGGAGATGTTCTCGAAACTTATGCTGATATAAATGATTTAGCCAAAGCGGTTGACTTTAAACCCCAAGTTCCGATTGAGATTGGCATTCCTAAATTTGTTGATTGGTATCGCGAGTATTATGGTGTTGAGGAAAAAAGGCGATCGCTGTGA
- a CDS encoding (2Fe-2S) ferredoxin domain-containing protein — MPKSKQITKFAIAGKFIGFTLKDDNQIKEIQLQTYKGEVWIKPNKELRPTLKNVISVGDLVIVEGEKHLNDKNGQTKLKAHLVTLKQPAIAVEATKHPDPLLSCTNNLLAKSINQQPIASILICQKSDCQKRGSQNVCRQIEEALRDRGLESQIIIKKVGCIKQCKSGPHMVLMPDKTRYSEVKPSRIPELIERHFSGYKQPQSA; from the coding sequence ATGCCTAAGTCTAAACAAATTACTAAATTCGCGATCGCCGGTAAATTTATCGGTTTTACCCTGAAAGATGACAACCAAATCAAAGAGATCCAATTACAGACCTATAAAGGAGAAGTTTGGATTAAACCTAATAAAGAGTTGCGTCCTACTCTCAAAAATGTCATCTCTGTAGGCGATTTGGTCATAGTGGAGGGTGAAAAGCACTTGAATGACAAAAATGGTCAAACTAAGCTAAAAGCCCATCTAGTCACCCTCAAGCAGCCAGCGATCGCAGTTGAGGCGACAAAACACCCAGATCCGCTTCTCTCTTGTACCAATAATCTCCTAGCTAAATCCATAAATCAGCAGCCAATCGCTAGCATCCTGATTTGTCAGAAATCTGATTGTCAAAAACGGGGTAGCCAAAATGTTTGTCGTCAGATTGAAGAAGCTTTACGCGATCGCGGTTTAGAATCACAAATTATCATTAAAAAAGTTGGTTGTATCAAACAGTGTAAATCTGGTCCTCACATGGTTTTAATGCCAGATAAAACCCGCTACAGTGAAGTTAAACCCAGTCGCATCCCTGAATTAATCGAAAGACATTTTTCTGGCTATAAACAGCCTCAAAGTGCCTAA
- a CDS encoding DUF2808 domain-containing protein: MKSPRLLGAATTFNRAYTPGATYYFNVSIPENAEGSLKQITLTQVEGEDIKYRLDETEAFEGTHRDRGADLKPIEVANNPETRTISVTFSSPVPPGKTVTIGLSPTHNPMDGVYLFKVKVFPEGDNPQALELGVGRLHFYNR; this comes from the coding sequence ATCAAATCTCCCCGCTTATTAGGGGCAGCTACGACATTTAATCGAGCTTACACACCAGGCGCGACTTACTATTTTAACGTTAGTATCCCAGAAAATGCGGAAGGCTCTCTCAAACAGATAACCCTGACTCAAGTAGAAGGGGAAGATATTAAGTACCGATTAGACGAAACAGAAGCTTTTGAAGGTACACATCGAGATCGAGGTGCAGATCTCAAACCTATAGAAGTAGCGAACAATCCAGAAACCCGCACAATTTCTGTAACTTTCTCTTCCCCTGTTCCCCCAGGTAAAACAGTAACTATTGGCTTATCCCCCACTCACAACCCGATGGATGGCGTATATTTATTCAAAGTTAAAGTCTTTCCTGAAGGTGACAATCCTCAAGCTTTAGAATTAGGTGTAGGTAGGTTACATTTCTACAATCGCTAG